The proteins below come from a single Vidua chalybeata isolate OUT-0048 chromosome 1, bVidCha1 merged haplotype, whole genome shotgun sequence genomic window:
- the LOC128790091 gene encoding NAD(P)(+)--arginine ADP-ribosyltransferase 2-like — protein sequence MAPLAHILALLAVTMATAAIKVVPLDMAQKSFDDQYLNCGPAMTAALPALNSSEFQENKNFAQVWVKATAEWQKRGSSSSTLSPAQAIALMAYTMNDVYREFNSAVREAGRSSQEYRDNFHFKTLHFLLTQALQKLRRPNDCQNVFRGVRNYHFEVEPGEKVRFGQFASTSQSKEVSQRYGTDTMFEVYTCHGVDIQKFSYDESQKEVLVPPFETFEVIDVKAEGNTLKIGLRSAGNSSNYNCEWLRGGSLPRNFPHLGGLLLATVAMAVAIGTSES from the exons ATGGCCCCCCTGGCTCAtatcctggcactgctggcagtgacCATGGCCACTGCAGCCATCAAGGTGGTGCCCCTGGACATGGCCCAGAAGTCCTTTGATGACCAGTACCTGAACTGCGGCCCTGCCATGACCGCGGCGTTGCCGGCCCTCAACAGCTCTGAGTTCCAGGAGAACAAGAACTTTGCCCAGGTCTGGGTGAAGGCCACGGCCGAGTGGCAGAAGCGGGGCTCCTCTTCAtccactctgtccccagcccaggccatCGCCCTCATGGCCTACACCATGAACGACGTGTACCGGGAGTTCAACAGTGCCGTGCGCGAGGCTGGACGCTCCAGCCAGGAATACCGGGACAACTTCCACTTCAAAACGCTGCATTTCCTGCTGACCCAGGCCCTCCAGAAGCTGAGACGCCCTAATGACTGTCAGAATGTGTTCCGGGGGGTGAGAAACTACCACTTTGAGGTGGAACCTGGTGAGAAAGTCCGCTTCGGTCAATTCGCTTCGACGTCGCAGAGCAAAGAGGTCTCCCAGCGTTATGGGACAGACACAATGTTTGAGGTGTACACGTGCCATGGCGTGGACATCCAGAAGTTCTCCTACGATGAAAGTCAGAAGGAAGTGCTGGTCCCACCCTTCGAGACCTTCGAGGTCATTGATGTCAAGGCGGAAGGAAACACGTTGAAAATTGGGCTTCGCTCCGCCGGGAACTCCAGCAACTACAACTGCGAGTGGCTGCGAG GTGGGAGCCTCCCCAGGAACTTTCCCCATCTTGGAGGACTTCTCCTGGCTACCGTGGCCATGGCAGTGGCCATTGGAACCTCTGAGTCGTGA